One segment of Falco rusticolus isolate bFalRus1 chromosome 3, bFalRus1.pri, whole genome shotgun sequence DNA contains the following:
- the NAPG gene encoding gamma-soluble NSF attachment protein yields MAAQKINEALEHIAKAEKYLKTGFLKWKPDYDSAATEYGKAAVAFKNAKQFDQAREACLREAEAHENNKALFHAAKAYEQAGMMLKEMQRLPEAVQLIEKASMMYLENGTPDTAAIALERAGKLIENVSPEKAVQLYQQAASVFENEERLRQALEMLGKASRLLVRGRRLDEAALSLQKEKSIYKEIENYPTCYKKTIAQVLVHLHRNDYVAAERCVRESYSIPGFNGSEDCAALEQLLEGYDQQDQDQVSEVCNLPLFKYMDNDYAKLGLTLVVPGGGIKKKSPNAAQDKARGPAAVGSHADEEEDEYSGGLC; encoded by the exons ATGGCGGCGCAGAAGATTAATGAGGCGCTCGAGCACATCGCCAAAGCGGAAAAATA TCTGAAAACTGGATTCTTAAAGTGGAAACCAGATTATGACAGTGCAGCTACTGAATATGGGAAGGCAG CTGTTGCTTTTAAGAATGCCAAGCAGTTTGACCAGGCAAGGGAAGCCTGTTTACGGGAAGCTGAGGCACATGAAAACAATAAAGC TCTCTTCCATGCTGCCAA agcttaCGAACAAGCTGGCATGATGCTAAAG GAGATGCAGAGACTCCCTGAAGCAGTTCAGCTGATTGAGAAAGCCAGTATGATGTACCTGGAGAACGGGACACCAGATACAGCAGCTATTGCACTGGAACGAGCTGGAAA gTTAATAGAAAATGTGAGCCCAGAGAAGGCTGTGCAGCTCTATCAGCAAGCGGCATCAGTGTTTGAA AATGAAGAGCGTTTACGGCAAGCATTAGAAATGCTAGGGAAGGCGTCAAGACTTCTAGTCAGGGGACGCAG acTAGATGAGGCTGCATTGtctcttcaaaaggaaaaaagtatttataagGAAATTGAAAATTACCCAACATGCTACAAG aaaactATTGCTCAAGTCTTAGTTCATCTTCACAGAAATGATTATGTTGCTGCAGAAAGATGTGTGAGGGAAAGCTATAG taTACCAGGGTTTAATGGAAGTGAAGACTGTGCAGCACTAGAGCAACTTTTAGAAGGGTATGACCAGCAAGATCAGGATCAAGTTTCTGAAGTCTGTAATTTGCCACTCTTCAAATACATGGACAATGAT TATGCCAAGCTTGGTCTTACCTTGGTGGTCCCAGGAGGTGGAATCAAGAAGAAATCGCCAAATGCTGCACAAGACAAAGCAAGAGGACCAGCTGCAGTGGGCTCTCATGCtgatgaggaagaggatgaaTATTCTGGTGGACTATGCTAG